In Labrus mixtus chromosome 3, fLabMix1.1, whole genome shotgun sequence, a single window of DNA contains:
- the LOC132965696 gene encoding ephrin type-B receptor 3-like isoform X1 — protein MTMDYFLLLCSLLLPVVSAVEETLMDTKWATTELAWTAHPETGWEEVSGYDDAMNPIRTYQVCNVRELNQNNWLRSDFIPRKDVLRVYVEMKFTVRDCNSIPNIPGSCKETFNLFYYESDSDSATATSPFWMENPYVKVDTIAPDESFSMLESGRVNTKVRSFGPLSKAGFYLAFQDLGACMSLISVRVFYKKCSTTIANFAVFPETATGAEATSLVIAPGTCVPNALEVSVPLKLYCNGDGEWMVPVGACTCSAGFEPAMKDTQCQACSPGTFKSKQGDSFCLPCPANSRASSGASSVCSCRNGYYRSDTDSPDSPCTTVPSAPRSVISSVNETSLVLEWSDPRDLGGREDIFYNVICKKCLPERGMCSRCDDNVDISPRHLGLTQRRVAVRNLQAHTQYSFEIQAVNGVSNKSPYTPQFSTVNITTNQAAPSAVPTVHLMAATASTMSLSWLPPEKPNGIILDYEIKYHEKVSGNDQGEAIAHTMTAQRSNARIEGLKAGTPYVVQVRARTVAGYGRYSSPADFSTNLQTDPPKPWQEQLPLIVGSATTILVFIIAVVVIAIVCLRKQRNGSESEYTEKLQQYITPGMKVYIDPFTYEDPNEAVREFAKEIDVSCVKIEEVIGAGNPPKLLSYRGKAASHLQAIPLEDFTPSGEFGEVCRGRLKLPGRREIIVAIKTLKVGYTDRQRRDFLSEASIMGQFDHPNIIRLEGVVTKSRPVMIVTEFMENGALDSFLRLNDGQFTVIQLVGMLRGIAAGMKYLSDMNYVHRDLAARNILVNSNLVCKVSDFGLSRFLEDDATDPTYTSSLGGKIPIRWTAPEAIAYRKFTSASDVWSYGIVMWEVMSYGERPYWDMSNQDVINAVEQDYRLPPPMDCPTALHQLMLDCWVKERNLRPKFTQIVATLDKLIRNAASLKVVTNSTQSTGVSQPLLDRCVPDYTTFTTVGDWLDAIKMSRYRDNFVNAGFASFDLVAQMTAEDLLRIGVTLAGHQKKILGSIQDMRLQMNQTLPVQV, from the exons AGACGCTCATGGACACGAAGTGGGCCACGACAGAATTAGCCTGGACTGCACACCCTGAGACCGGG TGGGAAGAGGTGAGTGGCTACGATGACGCCATGAACCCTATCCGGACTTACCAAGTCTGCAATGTACGTGAGCTGAACCAGAATAACTGGCTACGCAGTGACTTCATCCCACGAAAGGATGTACTACGTGTGTATGTGGAGATGAAATTCACAGTACGTGATTGCAACAGCATTCCAAACATCCCAGGTTCCTGCAAAGAGACCTTCAATCTGTTCTACTATGAGTCGGACTCAGATTCAGCCACAGCCACCAGTCCATTCTGGATGGAGAACCCTTATGTGAAGGTGGACACTATTGCCCCCGATGAGAGCTTTTCCATGCTCGAGTCTGGACGGGTAAACACAAAAGTCAGAAGTTTTGGGCCGTTGTCCAAAGCTGGTTTCTACTTGGCCTTCCAGGACCTTGGTGCTTGCATGTCCCTTATCTCAGTGAGAGTCTTTTACAAGAAGTGCTCTACCACCATTGCCAACTTTGCTGTTTTCCCAGAGACAGCAACTGGGGCTGAGGCAACGTCCTTGGTTATAGCACCTGGAACTTGTGTCCCCAATGCTCTGGAGGTGTCAGTTCCACTGAAGCTTTATTGCAACGGAGATGGCGAGTGGATGGTTCCCGTAGGAGCCTGCACATGCTCAGCGGGTTTTGAACCAGCCATGAAAGATACCCAATGTCAAG CTTGCAGCCCTGGAACCTTCAAGTCCAAACAGGGAGATAGCTTCTGCTTACCATGTCCAGCAAACAGCCGTGCCAGCTCAGGGGCATCTAGCGTCTGCTCCTGTCGAAATGGTTACTACCGCTCGGACACTGACTCTCCAGACTCTCCATGCACTA CCGTTCCCTCCGCACCGCGCAGTGTCATCTCCAGCGTGAATGAAACCTCTCTCGTACTGGAATGGAGCGACCCGCGTGACTTGGGCGGCCGTGAAGACATCTTCTACAATGTCATCTGTAAGAAGTGCCTGCCCGAGCGGGGGATGTGCTCACGGTGCGATGACAATGTGGACATCTCGCCACGCCACCTGGGCCTGACCCAGCGCAGAGTGGCCGTCCGTAACCTACAAGCCCACACGCAGTACAGCTTTGAGATTCAAGCCGTCAACGGCGTCTCCAACAAGAGCCCTTACACCCCCCAGTTCTCGACTGTGAACATCACCACAAATCAGGCTG CTCCATCTGCAGTGCCCACAGTTCACCTGATGGCAGCCACAGCAAGCACCATGAGCCTGTCCTGGCTGCCCCCAGAGAAACCCAACGGAATCATTCTGGATTATGAGATTAAGTACCATGAGAAGGTAAGCGGCAAT GATCAGGGTGAGGCCATCGCTCATACCATGACTGCCCAACGGAGCAATGCCCGCATTGAGGGTCTCAAGGCTGGAACACCTTATGTGGTGCAAGTCCGGGCTAGAACAGTGGCTGGTTATGGCCGTTACAGCAGCCCAGCAGACTTCAGCACCAACCTGCAAA CTGATCCTCCAAAGCCATGGCAGGAGCAGCTACCACTTATCGTTGGATCGGCCACCACCATCTTAGTATTCATCATTGCAGTTGTGGTCATCGCTATTGTCTGCCTCAG AAAGCAGAGAAACGGTTCAGAGTCTGAGTACACAGAGAAACTGCAGCAGTACA TAACGCCGGGAATGAAGGTCTACATTGACCCCTTCACCTACGAGGACCCCAATGAGGCGGTGCGCGAGTTTGCCAAGGAGATAGACGTTTCCTGCGTGAAGATCGAGGAGGTCATTGGCGCAGGTAACCCACCAAAGCTCCTGAGCTACAGGGGGAAGGCTGCTAGTCACCTCCAGGCCATACCGTTAGAGGACTTCACACCAAGCG GAGAGTTTGGCGAGGTGTGCCGCGGTCGCCTAAAGCTGCCTGGGCGCCGAGAGATCATCGTTGCTATCAAGACTCTCAAGGTGGGCTACACTGACCGCCAGAGGCGAGACTTCCTGTCTGAGGCTTCCATCATGGGCCAGTTTGATCACCCCAACATCATCCGTCTGGAAGGTGTGGTCACCAAGAGTCGGCCGGTGATGATTGTGACTGAGTTCATGGAGAATGGAGCGCTGGACTCTTTCTTAAGG CTCAATGACGGGCAGTTCACAGTGATCCAGCTGGTTGGCATGCTGCGTGGTATCGCAGCAGGCATGAAGTATCTGTCAGACATGAACTACGTGCACAGAGACTTGGCTGCCCGAAACATCTTAGTCAACAGTAATCTGGTGTGTAAGGTGTCTGACTTCGGCCTATCGCGTTTCCTCGAGGATGACGCAACAGACCCCACTTACACTAGCTCCCTG GGAGGAAAGATCCCCATTCGCTGGACGGCTCCCGAGGCGATTGCCTACAGGAAGTTCACCTCAGCCAGCGACGTGTGGAGCTACGGCATTGTCATGTGGGAAGTAATGTCGTACGGCGAGCGGCCGTACTGGGACATGAGCAATCAAGAT GTGATAAACGCTGTGGAGCAGGACTATCGACTGCCCCCACCCATGGACTGCCCAACGGCCCTGCATCAGCTCATGTTGGACTGCTGGGTGAAAGAGAGGAACCTGCGACCCAAATTCACCCAGATTGTGGCCACGCTGGATAAGCTTATTCGTAACGCTGCCAGCCTCAAGGTGGTCACCAACAGCACACAGTCCACTGG GGTATCCCAGCCCTTGCTTGACCGCTGTGTGCCAGACTATACCACTTTCACCACTGTGGGGGACTGGCTGGATGCCATCAAGATGAGCCGCTACCGTGACAACTTCGTCAACGCTGGATTTGCTTCCTTTGACCTGGTGGCCCAGATGACGGCAGA GGACTTGCTGCGGATAGGGGTGACGCTGGCCGGCCATCAGAAGAAGATTCTTGGTAGCATTCAGGACATGAGACTACAGATG
- the LOC132965696 gene encoding ephrin type-B receptor 3-like isoform X4, whose product MTMDYFLLLCSLLLPVVSAVEETLMDTKWATTELAWTAHPETGWEEVSGYDDAMNPIRTYQVCNVRELNQNNWLRSDFIPRKDVLRVYVEMKFTVRDCNSIPNIPGSCKETFNLFYYESDSDSATATSPFWMENPYVKVDTIAPDESFSMLESGRVNTKVRSFGPLSKAGFYLAFQDLGACMSLISVRVFYKKCSTTIANFAVFPETATGAEATSLVIAPGTCVPNALEVSVPLKLYCNGDGEWMVPVGACTCSAGFEPAMKDTQCQACSPGTFKSKQGDSFCLPCPANSRASSGASSVCSCRNGYYRSDTDSPDSPCTTVPSAPRSVISSVNETSLVLEWSDPRDLGGREDIFYNVICKKCLPERGMCSRCDDNVDISPRHLGLTQRRVAVRNLQAHTQYSFEIQAVNGVSNKSPYTPQFSTVNITTNQAAPSAVPTVHLMAATASTMSLSWLPPEKPNGIILDYEIKYHEKVSGNDQGEAIAHTMTAQRSNARIEGLKAGTPYVVQVRARTVAGYGRYSSPADFSTNLQTDPPKPWQEQLPLIVGSATTILVFIIAVVVIAIVCLRKQRNGSESEYTEKLQQYITPGMKVYIDPFTYEDPNEAVREFAKEIDVSCVKIEEVIGAGNPPKLLSYRGKAASHLQAIPLEDFTPSGEFGEVCRGRLKLPGRREIIVAIKTLKVGYTDRQRRDFLSEASIMGQFDHPNIIRLEGVVTKSRPVMIVTEFMENGALDSFLRLNDGQFTVIQLVGMLRGIAAGMKYLSDMNYVHRDLAARNILVNSNLVCKVSDFGLSRFLEDDATDPTYTSSLGGKIPIRWTAPEAIAYRKFTSASDVWSYGIVMWEVMSYGERPYWDMSNQDVINAVEQDYRLPPPMDCPTALHQLMLDCWVKERNLRPKFTQIVATLDKLIRNAASLKVVTNSTQSTGDLLRIGVTLAGHQKKILGSIQDMRLQMNQTLPVQV is encoded by the exons AGACGCTCATGGACACGAAGTGGGCCACGACAGAATTAGCCTGGACTGCACACCCTGAGACCGGG TGGGAAGAGGTGAGTGGCTACGATGACGCCATGAACCCTATCCGGACTTACCAAGTCTGCAATGTACGTGAGCTGAACCAGAATAACTGGCTACGCAGTGACTTCATCCCACGAAAGGATGTACTACGTGTGTATGTGGAGATGAAATTCACAGTACGTGATTGCAACAGCATTCCAAACATCCCAGGTTCCTGCAAAGAGACCTTCAATCTGTTCTACTATGAGTCGGACTCAGATTCAGCCACAGCCACCAGTCCATTCTGGATGGAGAACCCTTATGTGAAGGTGGACACTATTGCCCCCGATGAGAGCTTTTCCATGCTCGAGTCTGGACGGGTAAACACAAAAGTCAGAAGTTTTGGGCCGTTGTCCAAAGCTGGTTTCTACTTGGCCTTCCAGGACCTTGGTGCTTGCATGTCCCTTATCTCAGTGAGAGTCTTTTACAAGAAGTGCTCTACCACCATTGCCAACTTTGCTGTTTTCCCAGAGACAGCAACTGGGGCTGAGGCAACGTCCTTGGTTATAGCACCTGGAACTTGTGTCCCCAATGCTCTGGAGGTGTCAGTTCCACTGAAGCTTTATTGCAACGGAGATGGCGAGTGGATGGTTCCCGTAGGAGCCTGCACATGCTCAGCGGGTTTTGAACCAGCCATGAAAGATACCCAATGTCAAG CTTGCAGCCCTGGAACCTTCAAGTCCAAACAGGGAGATAGCTTCTGCTTACCATGTCCAGCAAACAGCCGTGCCAGCTCAGGGGCATCTAGCGTCTGCTCCTGTCGAAATGGTTACTACCGCTCGGACACTGACTCTCCAGACTCTCCATGCACTA CCGTTCCCTCCGCACCGCGCAGTGTCATCTCCAGCGTGAATGAAACCTCTCTCGTACTGGAATGGAGCGACCCGCGTGACTTGGGCGGCCGTGAAGACATCTTCTACAATGTCATCTGTAAGAAGTGCCTGCCCGAGCGGGGGATGTGCTCACGGTGCGATGACAATGTGGACATCTCGCCACGCCACCTGGGCCTGACCCAGCGCAGAGTGGCCGTCCGTAACCTACAAGCCCACACGCAGTACAGCTTTGAGATTCAAGCCGTCAACGGCGTCTCCAACAAGAGCCCTTACACCCCCCAGTTCTCGACTGTGAACATCACCACAAATCAGGCTG CTCCATCTGCAGTGCCCACAGTTCACCTGATGGCAGCCACAGCAAGCACCATGAGCCTGTCCTGGCTGCCCCCAGAGAAACCCAACGGAATCATTCTGGATTATGAGATTAAGTACCATGAGAAGGTAAGCGGCAAT GATCAGGGTGAGGCCATCGCTCATACCATGACTGCCCAACGGAGCAATGCCCGCATTGAGGGTCTCAAGGCTGGAACACCTTATGTGGTGCAAGTCCGGGCTAGAACAGTGGCTGGTTATGGCCGTTACAGCAGCCCAGCAGACTTCAGCACCAACCTGCAAA CTGATCCTCCAAAGCCATGGCAGGAGCAGCTACCACTTATCGTTGGATCGGCCACCACCATCTTAGTATTCATCATTGCAGTTGTGGTCATCGCTATTGTCTGCCTCAG AAAGCAGAGAAACGGTTCAGAGTCTGAGTACACAGAGAAACTGCAGCAGTACA TAACGCCGGGAATGAAGGTCTACATTGACCCCTTCACCTACGAGGACCCCAATGAGGCGGTGCGCGAGTTTGCCAAGGAGATAGACGTTTCCTGCGTGAAGATCGAGGAGGTCATTGGCGCAGGTAACCCACCAAAGCTCCTGAGCTACAGGGGGAAGGCTGCTAGTCACCTCCAGGCCATACCGTTAGAGGACTTCACACCAAGCG GAGAGTTTGGCGAGGTGTGCCGCGGTCGCCTAAAGCTGCCTGGGCGCCGAGAGATCATCGTTGCTATCAAGACTCTCAAGGTGGGCTACACTGACCGCCAGAGGCGAGACTTCCTGTCTGAGGCTTCCATCATGGGCCAGTTTGATCACCCCAACATCATCCGTCTGGAAGGTGTGGTCACCAAGAGTCGGCCGGTGATGATTGTGACTGAGTTCATGGAGAATGGAGCGCTGGACTCTTTCTTAAGG CTCAATGACGGGCAGTTCACAGTGATCCAGCTGGTTGGCATGCTGCGTGGTATCGCAGCAGGCATGAAGTATCTGTCAGACATGAACTACGTGCACAGAGACTTGGCTGCCCGAAACATCTTAGTCAACAGTAATCTGGTGTGTAAGGTGTCTGACTTCGGCCTATCGCGTTTCCTCGAGGATGACGCAACAGACCCCACTTACACTAGCTCCCTG GGAGGAAAGATCCCCATTCGCTGGACGGCTCCCGAGGCGATTGCCTACAGGAAGTTCACCTCAGCCAGCGACGTGTGGAGCTACGGCATTGTCATGTGGGAAGTAATGTCGTACGGCGAGCGGCCGTACTGGGACATGAGCAATCAAGAT GTGATAAACGCTGTGGAGCAGGACTATCGACTGCCCCCACCCATGGACTGCCCAACGGCCCTGCATCAGCTCATGTTGGACTGCTGGGTGAAAGAGAGGAACCTGCGACCCAAATTCACCCAGATTGTGGCCACGCTGGATAAGCTTATTCGTAACGCTGCCAGCCTCAAGGTGGTCACCAACAGCACACAGTCCACTGG GGACTTGCTGCGGATAGGGGTGACGCTGGCCGGCCATCAGAAGAAGATTCTTGGTAGCATTCAGGACATGAGACTACAGATG
- the LOC132965696 gene encoding ephrin type-B receptor 3-like isoform X5 → MTMDYFLLLCSLLLPVVSAVEETLMDTKWATTELAWTAHPETGWEEVSGYDDAMNPIRTYQVCNVRELNQNNWLRSDFIPRKDVLRVYVEMKFTVRDCNSIPNIPGSCKETFNLFYYESDSDSATATSPFWMENPYVKVDTIAPDESFSMLESGRVNTKVRSFGPLSKAGFYLAFQDLGACMSLISVRVFYKKCSTTIANFAVFPETATGAEATSLVIAPGTCVPNALEVSVPLKLYCNGDGEWMVPVGACTCSAGFEPAMKDTQCQACSPGTFKSKQGDSFCLPCPANSRASSGASSVCSCRNGYYRSDTDSPDSPCTTVPSAPRSVISSVNETSLVLEWSDPRDLGGREDIFYNVICKKCLPERGMCSRCDDNVDISPRHLGLTQRRVAVRNLQAHTQYSFEIQAVNGVSNKSPYTPQFSTVNITTNQAAPSAVPTVHLMAATASTMSLSWLPPEKPNGIILDYEIKYHEKVSGNDQGEAIAHTMTAQRSNARIEGLKAGTPYVVQVRARTVAGYGRYSSPADFSTNLQTDPPKPWQEQLPLIVGSATTILVFIIAVVVIAIVCLRKQRNGSESEYTEKLQQYITPGMKVYIDPFTYEDPNEAVREFAKEIDVSCVKIEEVIGAGEFGEVCRGRLKLPGRREIIVAIKTLKVGYTDRQRRDFLSEASIMGQFDHPNIIRLEGVVTKSRPVMIVTEFMENGALDSFLRLNDGQFTVIQLVGMLRGIAAGMKYLSDMNYVHRDLAARNILVNSNLVCKVSDFGLSRFLEDDATDPTYTSSLGGKIPIRWTAPEAIAYRKFTSASDVWSYGIVMWEVMSYGERPYWDMSNQDVINAVEQDYRLPPPMDCPTALHQLMLDCWVKERNLRPKFTQIVATLDKLIRNAASLKVVTNSTQSTGDLLRIGVTLAGHQKKILGSIQDMRLQMNQTLPVQV, encoded by the exons AGACGCTCATGGACACGAAGTGGGCCACGACAGAATTAGCCTGGACTGCACACCCTGAGACCGGG TGGGAAGAGGTGAGTGGCTACGATGACGCCATGAACCCTATCCGGACTTACCAAGTCTGCAATGTACGTGAGCTGAACCAGAATAACTGGCTACGCAGTGACTTCATCCCACGAAAGGATGTACTACGTGTGTATGTGGAGATGAAATTCACAGTACGTGATTGCAACAGCATTCCAAACATCCCAGGTTCCTGCAAAGAGACCTTCAATCTGTTCTACTATGAGTCGGACTCAGATTCAGCCACAGCCACCAGTCCATTCTGGATGGAGAACCCTTATGTGAAGGTGGACACTATTGCCCCCGATGAGAGCTTTTCCATGCTCGAGTCTGGACGGGTAAACACAAAAGTCAGAAGTTTTGGGCCGTTGTCCAAAGCTGGTTTCTACTTGGCCTTCCAGGACCTTGGTGCTTGCATGTCCCTTATCTCAGTGAGAGTCTTTTACAAGAAGTGCTCTACCACCATTGCCAACTTTGCTGTTTTCCCAGAGACAGCAACTGGGGCTGAGGCAACGTCCTTGGTTATAGCACCTGGAACTTGTGTCCCCAATGCTCTGGAGGTGTCAGTTCCACTGAAGCTTTATTGCAACGGAGATGGCGAGTGGATGGTTCCCGTAGGAGCCTGCACATGCTCAGCGGGTTTTGAACCAGCCATGAAAGATACCCAATGTCAAG CTTGCAGCCCTGGAACCTTCAAGTCCAAACAGGGAGATAGCTTCTGCTTACCATGTCCAGCAAACAGCCGTGCCAGCTCAGGGGCATCTAGCGTCTGCTCCTGTCGAAATGGTTACTACCGCTCGGACACTGACTCTCCAGACTCTCCATGCACTA CCGTTCCCTCCGCACCGCGCAGTGTCATCTCCAGCGTGAATGAAACCTCTCTCGTACTGGAATGGAGCGACCCGCGTGACTTGGGCGGCCGTGAAGACATCTTCTACAATGTCATCTGTAAGAAGTGCCTGCCCGAGCGGGGGATGTGCTCACGGTGCGATGACAATGTGGACATCTCGCCACGCCACCTGGGCCTGACCCAGCGCAGAGTGGCCGTCCGTAACCTACAAGCCCACACGCAGTACAGCTTTGAGATTCAAGCCGTCAACGGCGTCTCCAACAAGAGCCCTTACACCCCCCAGTTCTCGACTGTGAACATCACCACAAATCAGGCTG CTCCATCTGCAGTGCCCACAGTTCACCTGATGGCAGCCACAGCAAGCACCATGAGCCTGTCCTGGCTGCCCCCAGAGAAACCCAACGGAATCATTCTGGATTATGAGATTAAGTACCATGAGAAGGTAAGCGGCAAT GATCAGGGTGAGGCCATCGCTCATACCATGACTGCCCAACGGAGCAATGCCCGCATTGAGGGTCTCAAGGCTGGAACACCTTATGTGGTGCAAGTCCGGGCTAGAACAGTGGCTGGTTATGGCCGTTACAGCAGCCCAGCAGACTTCAGCACCAACCTGCAAA CTGATCCTCCAAAGCCATGGCAGGAGCAGCTACCACTTATCGTTGGATCGGCCACCACCATCTTAGTATTCATCATTGCAGTTGTGGTCATCGCTATTGTCTGCCTCAG AAAGCAGAGAAACGGTTCAGAGTCTGAGTACACAGAGAAACTGCAGCAGTACA TAACGCCGGGAATGAAGGTCTACATTGACCCCTTCACCTACGAGGACCCCAATGAGGCGGTGCGCGAGTTTGCCAAGGAGATAGACGTTTCCTGCGTGAAGATCGAGGAGGTCATTGGCGCAG GAGAGTTTGGCGAGGTGTGCCGCGGTCGCCTAAAGCTGCCTGGGCGCCGAGAGATCATCGTTGCTATCAAGACTCTCAAGGTGGGCTACACTGACCGCCAGAGGCGAGACTTCCTGTCTGAGGCTTCCATCATGGGCCAGTTTGATCACCCCAACATCATCCGTCTGGAAGGTGTGGTCACCAAGAGTCGGCCGGTGATGATTGTGACTGAGTTCATGGAGAATGGAGCGCTGGACTCTTTCTTAAGG CTCAATGACGGGCAGTTCACAGTGATCCAGCTGGTTGGCATGCTGCGTGGTATCGCAGCAGGCATGAAGTATCTGTCAGACATGAACTACGTGCACAGAGACTTGGCTGCCCGAAACATCTTAGTCAACAGTAATCTGGTGTGTAAGGTGTCTGACTTCGGCCTATCGCGTTTCCTCGAGGATGACGCAACAGACCCCACTTACACTAGCTCCCTG GGAGGAAAGATCCCCATTCGCTGGACGGCTCCCGAGGCGATTGCCTACAGGAAGTTCACCTCAGCCAGCGACGTGTGGAGCTACGGCATTGTCATGTGGGAAGTAATGTCGTACGGCGAGCGGCCGTACTGGGACATGAGCAATCAAGAT GTGATAAACGCTGTGGAGCAGGACTATCGACTGCCCCCACCCATGGACTGCCCAACGGCCCTGCATCAGCTCATGTTGGACTGCTGGGTGAAAGAGAGGAACCTGCGACCCAAATTCACCCAGATTGTGGCCACGCTGGATAAGCTTATTCGTAACGCTGCCAGCCTCAAGGTGGTCACCAACAGCACACAGTCCACTGG GGACTTGCTGCGGATAGGGGTGACGCTGGCCGGCCATCAGAAGAAGATTCTTGGTAGCATTCAGGACATGAGACTACAGATG